In the Ruminococcus sp. OA3 genome, one interval contains:
- a CDS encoding DUF1667 domain-containing protein codes for MKKTLICICCPKGCTLHVTVDEDRQVSDINGYGCENGREYGIRECTQPSRTVTSTVPVTGGVVTRVPVKTAREIPKELVPKCMEEIHQTVARAPVRIGDILIRRTAGTDIDVIATGNAAGKETGG; via the coding sequence ATGAAAAAAACATTGATATGTATCTGCTGTCCGAAAGGATGTACGCTGCATGTGACCGTTGATGAAGACAGACAGGTGTCTGATATTAACGGATACGGATGTGAAAATGGCAGAGAATATGGAATAAGGGAATGTACACAGCCTTCCAGGACGGTGACATCCACGGTGCCGGTTACAGGCGGAGTGGTTACGCGGGTTCCTGTGAAAACGGCACGGGAGATTCCAAAGGAACTCGTCCCAAAATGCATGGAGGAAATCCATCAGACCGTGGCGCGGGCACCGGTAAGGATCGGGGATATCCTGATCCGGCGCACGGCAGGGACAGATATTGATGTGATTGCGACCGGAAATGCAGCCGGGAAAGAGACAGGGGGATGA